A window from Cryobacterium sp. SO1 encodes these proteins:
- a CDS encoding oxidoreductase: MEPKLGLGWTEEKIPDLTGTTAVVTGANSGLGFVTATQLAAHGASVTLAVRDASRGAAAVERMRDGLPDADLTVRVLDLASLASIAAFTDEVTAATGRLDLLVNNAGVMNLPQRQTADGFEMQFGTNHLGHFALTGRLLPLLLAAPDARVVTLSSTVHRIGTMNFDDLMGAKRYRPWPAYGQSKLANLLFTSELQRRAAAAKVSLRAMAAHPGFALTNLQTAGPTMRGAKATTRRARLTVALIRELAQPAGWGALPTLYASTVPGLDGNSFVGPEGFGQQHGHPVPVTRSKRARNTGDALRLWAESERLTGVSYDFG; the protein is encoded by the coding sequence GTGGAACCGAAACTCGGGCTCGGCTGGACCGAAGAGAAGATCCCGGACCTCACCGGCACCACTGCCGTGGTGACCGGGGCCAACTCAGGGCTGGGTTTCGTGACCGCGACTCAATTGGCCGCGCACGGGGCATCCGTGACCCTGGCGGTGCGGGACGCCTCCAGGGGAGCGGCGGCAGTGGAACGGATGCGGGATGGCCTGCCGGACGCGGACCTCACGGTGCGGGTGCTCGACCTTGCCAGCCTGGCCTCGATCGCCGCCTTCACCGACGAGGTCACCGCCGCGACCGGTCGCCTCGACCTGCTCGTGAACAACGCCGGCGTGATGAACCTGCCCCAGCGGCAGACGGCCGACGGTTTTGAGATGCAGTTCGGCACCAACCACCTGGGCCACTTCGCACTCACCGGCCGGTTGCTGCCGCTGCTTCTGGCCGCCCCGGATGCGCGCGTGGTCACGCTCTCGTCCACCGTGCACCGGATCGGCACCATGAACTTCGACGACTTGATGGGAGCCAAACGCTACCGACCGTGGCCGGCGTACGGGCAGAGCAAGCTGGCCAACCTGCTGTTCACCAGTGAGCTGCAGCGCCGGGCGGCGGCGGCGAAGGTGTCGCTGCGGGCGATGGCGGCGCATCCGGGTTTCGCGTTGACCAACCTCCAGACCGCCGGCCCGACCATGCGCGGCGCGAAGGCCACCACCAGGCGAGCCCGGTTGACGGTGGCCCTCATCCGCGAGTTGGCCCAGCCGGCCGGGTGGGGCGCGTTGCCCACCCTCTACGCCAGTACCGTGCCTGGTCTGGACGGCAACTCGTTCGTGGGGCCGGAGGGGTTCGGGCAGCAGCACGGGCATCCGGTGCCGGTGACACGCTCCAAGCGCGCCAGGAATACCGGTGACGCGCTCCGGCTCTGGGCCGAGAGCGAGCGCCTGACCGGCGTCAGCTATGACTTCGGCTGA
- the tig gene encoding trigger factor: MKSTVEKLSPTRAKVTISVTPEELKPSITHAYGHIAEDINIPGFRKGKVPPPIIDQRVGKSAVLEHAVNESLDGFYRKAVDEHKLRPLGRPEADIVEWPSDKDFSGDLLLAIEVDVRPEIDLPAYEGLKLTVDAVEISDDEVTEELNTLRSRFGTLITVDRPATSGDFAQIDLVASVNGVEVDNASGISYEVGSGDLIEGIDEALESLTAGETTTFASKLLGGDHEGETAEITVTVIAVKERELPTADDDFAQIASEFDTIDELTESLKVQVGRSKVFGQGNQARELLIEQLLSSVEVPIPEAIIADEVHRHLEGENRLEDETHRAEVTEASEKTFRQQILLDTIAEAEQVKVSQDELTQYLIQGASQYGMDPSEFVQALSGNGQIPSMVAEVARNKALAIALGKALVTDSNGATVDLSEFTAVVDDEPAADEATADEAAADAEAAEEAPAAEAKPKKKAAAKK; the protein is encoded by the coding sequence GTGAAGTCCACGGTAGAAAAGCTGAGCCCCACGCGCGCCAAGGTCACCATCTCGGTGACCCCGGAAGAGCTGAAGCCCAGCATCACCCACGCCTACGGGCACATTGCCGAGGACATCAACATCCCCGGCTTCCGCAAGGGCAAGGTCCCGCCGCCCATCATCGACCAGCGCGTCGGCAAGTCCGCGGTGCTGGAGCACGCCGTCAACGAGAGCCTCGACGGTTTCTACCGCAAGGCCGTCGACGAACACAAGCTGCGCCCGCTGGGCCGCCCGGAAGCCGACATCGTCGAATGGCCCAGCGACAAGGACTTCTCTGGAGACCTGCTTCTGGCCATCGAGGTCGACGTGCGCCCCGAGATCGACCTGCCCGCCTACGAGGGCCTCAAGCTCACCGTTGACGCCGTGGAGATCTCCGACGACGAGGTCACCGAGGAACTCAACACCCTGCGCAGCCGGTTCGGAACCCTGATCACGGTCGACCGTCCCGCCACCAGCGGCGACTTCGCCCAGATCGACCTCGTCGCATCCGTCAACGGTGTCGAGGTCGACAACGCCAGCGGCATCTCCTACGAGGTCGGCTCCGGCGACCTCATCGAGGGCATCGACGAGGCCCTCGAGTCCCTCACCGCCGGTGAGACCACCACCTTCGCCTCCAAGCTGCTCGGTGGCGACCACGAGGGCGAGACCGCCGAGATCACCGTGACCGTCATCGCCGTCAAGGAGCGCGAGCTTCCCACCGCCGACGACGACTTCGCGCAGATCGCCAGCGAGTTCGACACCATCGACGAGCTCACCGAGAGCCTGAAGGTGCAGGTCGGCCGCTCCAAGGTGTTCGGCCAGGGAAACCAGGCCCGCGAGCTGCTCATCGAGCAGCTGCTCTCCTCCGTCGAGGTCCCCATCCCCGAGGCGATCATCGCCGACGAGGTGCACCGTCACCTCGAGGGCGAGAACCGGCTCGAAGACGAGACCCACCGCGCCGAGGTCACCGAAGCCAGCGAGAAGACCTTCCGCCAGCAGATCCTCCTCGACACCATTGCCGAGGCCGAGCAGGTCAAGGTCAGCCAGGACGAGCTCACCCAGTACCTGATCCAGGGTGCGTCGCAGTACGGCATGGACCCGAGCGAATTCGTTCAGGCGCTGTCCGGCAACGGCCAGATCCCGTCCATGGTCGCCGAGGTCGCCCGGAACAAGGCCCTCGCTATCGCCCTGGGCAAGGCGCTGGTCACCGACTCCAACGGTGCCACCGTCGACCTGTCCGAGTTCACGGCCGTCGTCGACGATGAGCCCGCAGCGGATGAGGCAACGGCGGATGAGGCAGCAGCCGACGCCGAAGCAGCCGAGGAGGCCCCGGCCGCTGAGGCCAAGCCGAAGAAGAAGGCCGCAGCAAAGAAGTAG
- a CDS encoding ATP-dependent Clp protease proteolytic subunit has product MAEMAPTPGVFDRLLADRIIWLGSEVRDDNANEICAKILLLAAEDSQRDIFLYINSPGGSITAGMAIYDTMKFVPNDIVTVGIGLAASMGQFLLSSGTKGKRYITPNARVLLHQPSGGFGGTAADIQTQAKVILDMKKRMAELTAEQTGKSVEQILIDNDRDNWFTAQEALAYGFVDHLREFASEVVGGGGTDDSVNKK; this is encoded by the coding sequence ATGGCCGAAATGGCACCTACACCCGGCGTTTTTGACAGACTGCTGGCCGACCGCATCATCTGGCTCGGCTCAGAGGTACGGGACGACAACGCCAACGAGATCTGTGCCAAGATCCTGCTGCTGGCGGCGGAGGACTCTCAGCGGGACATCTTCCTCTACATCAACTCACCCGGTGGCTCGATCACCGCCGGCATGGCGATCTACGACACCATGAAGTTCGTGCCCAACGACATCGTCACCGTGGGAATCGGTCTGGCGGCCTCGATGGGCCAGTTCCTGCTCTCCTCCGGGACCAAGGGCAAGCGCTACATCACCCCGAACGCTCGCGTGCTACTGCACCAGCCGTCCGGCGGATTCGGCGGCACCGCGGCCGACATCCAGACCCAGGCGAAGGTCATCCTGGACATGAAAAAGCGCATGGCCGAGCTCACTGCCGAGCAGACTGGAAAGTCGGTCGAGCAGATCCTCATCGACAACGACCGTGACAACTGGTTCACGGCCCAGGAGGCCCTGGCCTACGGTTTTGTCGACCACCTGCGCGAATTCGCGTCGGAAGTGGTCGGCGGCGGCGGTACCGACGACTCAGTGAACAAGAAGTAG